One genomic region from Candidatus Caldarchaeum subterraneum encodes:
- a CDS encoding oxidoreductase domain protein (myo-inositol 2-dehydrogenase [EC:1.1.1.18]), translating to MKKLGVAVLGYGFMGTTHLSAWKLVEGCEVVGVWGRNRKKLDETALHYEVKPIYELEDVFRDNRIDIVDICTPTYTHHELAVKALEAGKHVIIEKPMALSLEAADAMIKASRKTGGKLMVAHVLRFFPEYMKAKELIDMGMVGDIASIRMWRGGPAPEWSPWFMNREMSGGIAVDLAIHDVDYAIWVNGGLPSRVYAKVENLVHGKYNVEDFALITLRFPTGCIAIIEANWALPKTYPFTMKMEIDGSKGVIQLDNQSPIPMRMWTNEDMQSFSPETLPWKPGVHPFPLDPFYRELKHFSECVRDDRKPLTDGEVSKMSLATCLAAVESSKKGSAVSLA from the coding sequence ATGAAAAAGCTGGGAGTAGCCGTTTTAGGATACGGCTTTATGGGGACAACCCATCTGTCTGCGTGGAAATTGGTAGAAGGCTGTGAGGTCGTCGGTGTTTGGGGAAGGAATAGAAAGAAGTTGGATGAGACTGCTCTGCACTACGAAGTTAAGCCTATCTACGAACTCGAAGATGTGTTCAGAGACAACAGGATAGACATAGTTGACATATGCACACCAACATACACGCATCATGAGTTAGCGGTTAAGGCTTTGGAGGCTGGAAAACACGTAATCATTGAAAAACCCATGGCACTAAGCCTCGAGGCAGCAGACGCGATGATTAAAGCATCCAGAAAAACTGGAGGCAAATTGATGGTGGCACATGTTCTCAGGTTTTTCCCCGAGTATATGAAAGCCAAGGAGTTGATTGACATGGGTATGGTGGGAGACATAGCGTCTATCAGAATGTGGAGGGGTGGCCCAGCGCCAGAGTGGAGCCCATGGTTCATGAATAGAGAGATGAGCGGCGGCATCGCTGTTGATTTAGCAATACACGATGTAGATTATGCGATTTGGGTGAACGGCGGTCTCCCGTCACGTGTTTATGCTAAGGTGGAGAACCTTGTGCACGGCAAGTACAATGTTGAGGATTTCGCACTCATAACTCTCAGGTTTCCAACTGGCTGCATAGCCATTATCGAAGCTAACTGGGCTTTGCCCAAGACATATCCCTTCACTATGAAAATGGAAATTGATGGTAGCAAAGGAGTGATTCAGCTGGACAACCAATCACCTATACCTATGAGGATGTGGACCAATGAAGATATGCAGAGCTTTAGCCCCGAAACCCTACCATGGAAACCGGGAGTTCATCCGTTTCCACTCGACCCTTTCTACCGAGAACTCAAACACTTCTCAGAATGCGTTAGAGATGATCGAAAACCGTTGACAGACGGAGAAGTGTCTAAGATGAGCCTCGCAACATGTTTAGCAGCAGTGGAATCATCCAAAAAAGGTTCAGCAGTGAGTTTGGCGTGA
- a CDS encoding oxidoreductase domain protein (NADH dependent) has translation MTEKIRVGFAGVAHFHADSYVQCFKMIPNVEVVGAFERNRELAIQFSDRFGTQLHESLQALLRDVDAVVVASENAFHFEYAAEAVENKKHVLCEKPMTIDLEQADKLVKLVEKNGVKFQMCYVMRYHTVTSLAKGLVDEGKIGKLLSIIGTNKLNRYLVLLRNWFTDKRLSGGGAVMDHTVHLSDLIRWYSGSEIEEVYTEIGRNVNENLSVEDNFLTTVRTQNRVIGHIDGSWTYSSGHYTWGDVTLELLGTDGVIYVDAFRQNINFIGNEKPSDRLSWHYYGCNADLSLVKDFIRCIVEDTQPLADVYDGRQGVAVTLASYESSRTGRAVKPK, from the coding sequence GTGACTGAAAAAATTAGAGTAGGGTTTGCGGGTGTGGCTCATTTTCACGCTGACAGCTACGTACAATGTTTCAAGATGATTCCTAACGTGGAAGTAGTAGGGGCTTTTGAGAGAAACAGGGAATTGGCTATCCAGTTCTCGGATAGATTCGGGACACAGCTCCATGAATCACTGCAGGCGTTGCTTAGAGACGTGGACGCGGTGGTTGTAGCATCAGAGAATGCTTTCCACTTCGAATACGCAGCAGAGGCAGTTGAGAACAAAAAGCATGTTTTATGCGAGAAGCCAATGACCATAGATCTTGAGCAGGCAGACAAACTTGTGAAACTTGTGGAAAAAAACGGCGTCAAATTTCAGATGTGTTATGTAATGAGATATCATACCGTTACCTCTCTAGCGAAGGGGCTTGTTGACGAAGGAAAGATAGGGAAGCTGCTTTCAATAATCGGAACCAACAAGCTAAACCGTTATCTTGTTCTTCTAAGGAACTGGTTCACCGATAAAAGATTATCCGGAGGCGGAGCAGTGATGGATCATACAGTTCATCTATCAGATTTGATAAGATGGTACTCCGGTTCAGAGATTGAAGAGGTTTACACAGAAATAGGGCGTAACGTTAATGAGAACTTGAGTGTGGAGGACAACTTTTTAACTACGGTGAGGACACAGAACCGTGTCATAGGACATATTGACGGTAGTTGGACGTACTCATCGGGGCACTATACATGGGGAGATGTCACGCTTGAACTTCTTGGAACGGATGGTGTGATTTACGTCGATGCTTTCAGACAGAACATCAATTTTATAGGCAACGAGAAGCCCTCTGATAGGCTGTCGTGGCACTACTATGGATGCAACGCCGACCTTTCTCTGGTTAAAGACTTTATAAGATGCATCGTAGAAGACACTCAGCCGCTTGCAGATGTTTATGATGGAAGACAGGGTGTTGCTGTTACTTTAGCGAGCTACGAATCAAGCAGGACAGGAAGAGCTGTAAAGCCTAAATGA
- a CDS encoding dimethylmenaquinone methyltransferase, whose translation MSRLSERLFSLYVPAVADVLDDMGYTNQVLNCMPRPLYPDVKLAGPAVTVSTYWYSSYKSGERDVESLASIFDVCYDGCVVVVATGGRKDAACWGELMSNAARAKGAVGAVLDGAIRDVPKIYEIAPPFQVFSTGFTPADSKGRVEFGEKQIEIVVGGVRVRPGDIVFGDFDGVVIIPQEIAEEVVAAAEDKVRRESGFREAIRRGEDFRKSVERYKVI comes from the coding sequence ATGAGTAGATTAAGCGAGCGTCTCTTTTCTCTGTATGTTCCGGCTGTCGCTGATGTTTTAGATGACATGGGGTATACTAATCAGGTTCTTAATTGCATGCCTAGACCTCTTTACCCAGACGTGAAGCTTGCAGGCCCTGCTGTCACGGTTTCCACTTATTGGTATTCTTCCTACAAGTCTGGGGAACGTGATGTTGAGTCGCTGGCTTCTATCTTCGACGTTTGCTATGATGGATGTGTTGTGGTGGTTGCTACTGGTGGAAGGAAAGATGCCGCATGTTGGGGGGAACTGATGTCTAATGCAGCACGTGCGAAAGGTGCCGTGGGAGCCGTGTTGGACGGCGCTATTAGAGATGTGCCAAAAATCTATGAAATAGCTCCTCCATTTCAAGTGTTTTCTACTGGGTTTACTCCTGCTGATTCAAAAGGTCGAGTCGAATTCGGTGAGAAGCAGATTGAGATAGTTGTCGGCGGTGTTAGAGTGAGGCCAGGAGACATTGTCTTCGGCGACTTTGACGGTGTAGTGATTATACCTCAGGAGATTGCGGAGGAGGTTGTTGCTGCTGCGGAGGATAAGGTCAGGAGGGAGAGTGGGTTCAGAGAGGCGATTAGACGTGGTGAGGACTTTAGGAAATCGGTTGAGAGATACAAGGTCATTTAG
- a CDS encoding ornithine cyclodeaminase yields the protein MILSLVTELLVLSKTDLEKVMSMKETIDAVEKAFKGLALGEVVMPMPYIIEVHKHNGVWGVKSALINTQDVVAVKLSSGYFDNPAKYNLPSITGVVVVADARYGVPLAVMDASIITAYRTGAVAGVAAKYLARKDSEIAAIFGAGVQGRTQLLAIAEVLKLSEVKVYDVAPAYAEKFVKEMKEKTGLDIRKASSVEDALKEVDVVSTATPSKTPYINLEWVSKGTHITTVGSDHKGKQELENKIYDVAKVVVDKREVALEKDYLKPHQIYAELGEIVAGVKVGRTSPEEITVMDSSGLGIQDAAAGLVAYQLAKKKNIGKVVEFF from the coding sequence GTGATCTTGTCTCTTGTGACCGAGTTACTCGTTTTGTCAAAAACGGATTTGGAGAAGGTAATGTCCATGAAGGAGACTATTGATGCTGTGGAGAAGGCGTTCAAGGGTCTTGCTTTAGGGGAGGTGGTCATGCCCATGCCATACATTATCGAGGTGCATAAACACAATGGTGTCTGGGGAGTCAAGTCAGCACTGATAAACACACAAGATGTGGTCGCAGTTAAGCTCAGCAGTGGTTACTTCGACAACCCGGCAAAATACAATCTACCCAGCATAACTGGTGTAGTTGTTGTGGCGGACGCCAGGTATGGTGTACCTCTTGCTGTAATGGACGCCTCGATTATAACAGCCTATAGAACTGGGGCGGTGGCTGGGGTGGCAGCCAAATATCTAGCTAGGAAAGATTCCGAGATCGCAGCTATTTTTGGAGCAGGTGTTCAGGGTAGGACACAATTATTAGCTATAGCTGAGGTGCTTAAACTTAGTGAGGTGAAGGTCTATGACGTTGCTCCAGCATATGCAGAAAAGTTTGTGAAAGAAATGAAAGAGAAAACAGGGCTTGATATAAGGAAAGCCTCGTCGGTTGAAGACGCCCTGAAAGAAGTTGATGTTGTATCTACTGCTACCCCCAGCAAAACACCTTACATAAACCTTGAATGGGTGTCAAAAGGAACACACATCACCACTGTAGGCAGCGACCATAAAGGGAAGCAGGAGCTGGAGAACAAGATATATGATGTAGCTAAGGTTGTGGTTGACAAACGTGAAGTGGCTCTCGAGAAAGATTATCTAAAACCGCATCAGATCTATGCCGAGCTGGGCGAAATAGTTGCAGGAGTCAAGGTGGGGAGAACAAGCCCAGAGGAAATAACGGTGATGGATTCATCTGGGTTGGGAATACAAGACGCTGCAGCAGGTCTCGTAGCTTACCAGCTTGCAAAGAAGAAAAACATCGGAAAAGTTGTGGAGTTTTTCTGA
- a CDS encoding DNA repair protein RadB — protein MTAAGIRDFFTADFKPTASYLLYGEEKSGKTALLLTAAAKIAEKGGKVVWIDCGARLHPARLRQIFPVERLSQLYISQPRTFREQFETLLNVHDFPPSDASLIVCDDFTYLHKLELSGKPSTDLPVYRALSLQAALLKNLAIARKISVVLVGLVHSIPAIDAQEPVAARIVTYWSDVVAKVQKGRDASVVMQEKPVAQKIYFKIVEKGVEVLRF, from the coding sequence GTGACGGCGGCAGGCATCAGAGATTTTTTCACAGCAGACTTCAAGCCCACAGCATCTTATCTGCTGTATGGTGAGGAGAAGTCGGGTAAGACAGCGTTGCTTCTCACTGCGGCGGCGAAAATAGCTGAGAAAGGTGGAAAAGTTGTCTGGATAGATTGTGGAGCACGTCTCCACCCAGCTCGTCTTAGACAGATTTTCCCTGTTGAGAGGCTTAGCCAGCTCTACATCAGCCAGCCCCGAACATTCCGAGAACAATTCGAAACACTGCTCAACGTGCACGATTTCCCGCCCTCGGACGCTTCGCTGATAGTCTGCGACGACTTCACCTACCTGCACAAGCTCGAGCTCAGCGGCAAACCATCAACAGACCTCCCCGTATACAGGGCCCTCTCTCTGCAGGCCGCGTTGCTGAAAAACCTCGCAATCGCTAGGAAAATCTCCGTAGTCCTGGTGGGTCTTGTCCACTCCATTCCAGCCATCGATGCGCAGGAGCCCGTCGCAGCCCGGATAGTTACCTACTGGTCTGACGTGGTTGCCAAGGTTCAGAAAGGACGAGACGCTTCGGTGGTTATGCAGGAGAAGCCTGTGGCACAGAAAATCTACTTCAAGATAGTGGAGAAGGGTGTTGAGGTTCTAAGATTTTGA
- a CDS encoding conserved hypothetical protein (SirA family) yields the protein MVFAKPVLTVDVRGAMCPWPVLKTREAVQRINVGEVIEVLATDPASKPDLEAWARKTGNRILSVEESGSDPVVYRFLIERVK from the coding sequence ATGGTCTTCGCGAAGCCTGTGTTGACGGTTGATGTGAGGGGGGCGATGTGTCCGTGGCCTGTGCTCAAGACCCGTGAAGCGGTTCAACGGATAAACGTGGGCGAGGTTATCGAGGTTCTCGCAACAGACCCTGCTTCGAAGCCCGACCTCGAGGCATGGGCCCGTAAAACAGGGAACCGTATCCTGTCAGTGGAGGAAAGCGGCTCAGACCCTGTTGTCTACAGGTTTTTGATTGAGAGGGTGAAGTAG
- a CDS encoding conserved hypothetical protein (CRISPR-associated (Cas) DxTHG family): MASSAVLQVIGEPKNYKKARYVYENQAREALLAATAVADITGGEAILLAPESLVTSLESDRDEARKLLEKPEMLEQKVLEQLERMGENHPKPMVKILPSIGSFSQHEKGWRINAQGSFAVIEAALFLIMRKLVNEGKNITMVVTSGLNIYPALALRTLNHILTYQLLSNYPLDTNQTPQHKLAFHTIPTQEKEEIQIETHTIETRVFNIFPLTIDEIDKEICKLYQHEMRSNLRWHLSNGMRAFNCITRNTPLPLYYEKIINKIDPREISFLEEKVAEDLKNRYKPEIHVVNNEILIKRPSELGLSLIRRAMMSLALTRVLMRLVDEARREVDDDGWVPLEAIEKMFIDKIYDDKREFKLNKFLLESELYKIREGGGDVYGSSINGHRVGGSSNEKRNFFAHSGFLRDMTIVRKDGEKILLKYCEEKMERVKGWLLD, encoded by the coding sequence GTGGCCTCATCCGCAGTATTGCAGGTTATCGGAGAGCCGAAAAATTATAAAAAAGCACGCTACGTTTATGAAAATCAAGCACGTGAGGCCCTGCTCGCCGCGACCGCGGTAGCTGACATCACAGGCGGCGAAGCAATCCTGCTGGCGCCCGAAAGCCTCGTAACATCTCTCGAATCAGACAGAGATGAGGCACGCAAACTCCTCGAAAAACCTGAGATGCTTGAGCAGAAGGTGCTTGAACAACTGGAGAGGATGGGTGAAAACCATCCAAAACCTATGGTGAAAATTTTACCCAGCATAGGAAGCTTCAGTCAACATGAAAAAGGTTGGAGAATAAATGCGCAGGGAAGCTTCGCCGTCATAGAGGCCGCGTTATTTCTCATCATGAGAAAACTCGTCAACGAAGGCAAGAACATCACCATGGTTGTAACGAGCGGCCTCAACATCTACCCCGCGCTAGCTCTGAGAACCCTCAACCATATCCTCACATATCAGCTCCTCTCCAACTATCCACTGGACACAAACCAAACACCACAACACAAACTAGCATTCCACACCATACCGACACAAGAAAAAGAAGAAATACAAATCGAAACACACACCATAGAAACACGGGTGTTCAACATCTTCCCCCTGACAATTGACGAAATCGACAAAGAAATCTGCAAACTCTACCAACACGAGATGCGAAGCAACCTCAGATGGCATTTGTCAAATGGAATGAGGGCATTTAACTGCATAACCCGTAACACACCTCTGCCGCTCTATTATGAAAAGATAATAAACAAGATAGATCCGCGGGAAATTTCATTTCTCGAGGAAAAGGTCGCAGAGGACCTTAAAAACCGATACAAACCTGAGATACATGTAGTAAATAATGAAATCTTGATTAAACGGCCATCAGAGTTAGGTCTTTCTCTTATCAGGAGAGCCATGATGAGTCTTGCTTTGACAAGGGTGTTGATGAGGCTTGTTGATGAGGCTCGGCGTGAAGTTGATGATGATGGCTGGGTGCCGCTTGAAGCCATAGAAAAAATGTTCATCGACAAAATTTACGACGACAAACGCGAGTTTAAACTAAACAAGTTTCTTCTCGAGTCGGAGCTTTATAAGATCAGGGAAGGAGGGGGAGATGTTTATGGTTCTTCAATTAATGGGCATAGAGTGGGGGGCTCGAGCAACGAGAAGAGGAACTTTTTCGCCCATAGTGGATTTCTGCGAGACATGACAATTGTTAGGAAAGATGGTGAGAAAATTCTTCTCAAATACTGTGAGGAAAAGATGGAACGGGTTAAGGGCTGGCTGTTGGATTAG
- a CDS encoding glyoxalase/bleomycin resistance protein/dioxygenase — MENLVKGLHHITLVTGSYLVNNRFYTEVLGLRRVKLSVNQDDIYHRHLFYANLDKPTGSAITFFEWPELPRGYPGYGSPHHLAYRVGSAEALAKWFHFLRERNIAAKGPYVYGGLVSIYLRDPDGVLLELTTSYPEADPGYLKELFKKTSTPTAISQDMRLTAFDHASPIISDPGLTSRFLEKFLDIVDVEISNGVLRILNMDGDVYLRCIVDPLNLDGYVARGSVHHIALCVESEETQRLVMRRLNSVGWSNSGIVDRFWFKSLYFRDPDGNLLELATQGPGYDVDEPRETLGSRLVLPPWLEPLRQQIEKKLAERDAGNAVEWPTVFEEPPEPPEPLAQ, encoded by the coding sequence GTGGAAAACCTCGTCAAGGGCCTGCACCACATCACGCTCGTCACCGGAAGCTACCTTGTCAACAACCGTTTCTATACAGAGGTGCTGGGCCTCCGCCGCGTCAAGCTCTCCGTAAACCAGGACGACATATACCATCGCCACCTCTTCTACGCCAATTTGGACAAGCCCACGGGAAGCGCCATCACATTCTTCGAATGGCCTGAGCTGCCGCGCGGCTATCCCGGATACGGTTCGCCGCATCACCTCGCATACAGGGTTGGCTCCGCAGAGGCCTTGGCCAAGTGGTTCCACTTTCTCAGGGAACGAAACATCGCCGCCAAAGGGCCCTATGTTTACGGCGGGCTCGTATCCATTTATCTTCGCGACCCCGACGGCGTCCTCCTCGAGCTGACAACATCCTATCCCGAAGCAGACCCCGGCTACCTCAAGGAACTCTTCAAAAAGACATCGACGCCCACGGCAATCTCTCAAGACATGAGGCTCACAGCGTTTGACCACGCGTCACCCATCATATCCGACCCAGGGTTGACCAGCAGGTTTCTGGAGAAGTTTCTCGACATAGTTGATGTGGAGATTTCCAATGGTGTGCTGCGTATTTTAAACATGGATGGCGATGTGTATCTCCGCTGCATAGTCGACCCCCTGAACTTGGATGGATACGTGGCCCGTGGCTCGGTTCACCACATAGCCTTGTGTGTGGAGTCGGAGGAGACGCAGCGGCTTGTGATGCGGAGGCTCAACTCGGTTGGCTGGAGTAACTCAGGAATCGTCGACAGGTTCTGGTTCAAGTCGCTCTACTTCAGAGACCCCGATGGAAACCTACTCGAGCTGGCGACACAGGGCCCCGGCTATGATGTAGACGAGCCGCGTGAAACACTTGGCTCCCGTCTTGTTCTACCCCCATGGCTTGAGCCGCTTCGTCAACAGATAGAGAAAAAGCTGGCTGAGAGAGATGCAGGCAACGCCGTGGAGTGGCCCACGGTCTTCGAGGAGCCGCCTGAGCCTCCTGAGCCACTTGCACAATAG
- a CDS encoding thiamine S protein — protein sequence MAVKVYLPTPLRQYADGRDMVELDGSTVGEVLNKLVSRYTALQKHLFNENGAIRSFVNVFVNNEDIRFLEGVNTKIKDGDVVYIIPSIAGGLSIAAPAAVAKKLGRTVKQHGRITVPAKLLKKAKKNEVTVIIDDVKYIFEPDRYNRIYLPPTLREKIAHLSSFEFTLSDGELILRFRRF from the coding sequence ATGGCTGTTAAGGTGTATCTTCCGACCCCGCTTCGCCAGTATGCCGATGGCAGGGACATGGTTGAGCTGGACGGCTCGACTGTTGGAGAGGTTCTAAACAAGCTTGTAAGCCGCTACACCGCGCTTCAGAAGCATCTTTTCAACGAAAACGGCGCGATAAGAAGCTTTGTGAACGTTTTCGTCAACAACGAGGACATCAGGTTTCTCGAAGGCGTCAACACCAAGATAAAGGACGGAGACGTCGTCTACATCATCCCCTCTATAGCGGGTGGACTGAGCATCGCGGCCCCTGCCGCCGTCGCGAAAAAGCTGGGCAGAACGGTTAAGCAACACGGCAGAATAACCGTACCTGCGAAGCTTCTCAAAAAAGCAAAGAAAAACGAGGTAACAGTCATCATAGACGACGTCAAATACATCTTCGAGCCCGACAGATACAACCGCATCTATTTGCCGCCCACGCTCCGGGAAAAAATAGCACACCTATCCTCTTTCGAGTTCACCTTGTCCGACGGCGAGCTCATCCTCAGGTTCAGAAGGTTTTAA
- a CDS encoding conserved hypothetical protein (Mov34/MPN/PAD-1 family protein), with the protein MKLVVKRLVFEEIAKRCIEGYPYETAGLMFGDLGNRLVLDIYPVQNIHEQDRRVRYRIDPMEYYRAEKTAEEKGMTIVGVYHSHPNVAARPSAYDLEYALPPWSYLILSINHEKVLEYTSWRAVQNNGEKKFIQEEVVIE; encoded by the coding sequence ATGAAGCTGGTGGTTAAGCGGCTGGTTTTCGAGGAGATAGCCAAGAGATGCATAGAAGGCTATCCCTACGAGACCGCGGGCCTCATGTTCGGAGACCTCGGCAACCGGCTTGTCCTCGACATCTACCCCGTCCAAAACATCCACGAACAGGACAGGAGAGTAAGGTACCGGATAGACCCCATGGAGTACTACCGCGCAGAGAAGACAGCCGAGGAAAAAGGCATGACTATCGTGGGCGTCTACCACTCCCACCCAAACGTAGCCGCCCGCCCCTCAGCCTACGACCTCGAATACGCACTCCCCCCATGGTCATACCTCATACTCTCCATAAACCATGAAAAAGTCCTCGAATACACCAGCTGGAGAGCCGTCCAAAACAACGGCGAGAAAAAATTCATCCAAGAAGAAGTCGTCATCGAGTAA
- a CDS encoding cysteine synthase B — protein sequence MTVVGAELLRTESEGLWHLVGKTPLLRLRSFEKPGVKLYAKCEMFNPGGSVKDRPALSILLDGIRSGRLSPGKSILDATSGNMGVSYSMLAASLGYRAVMVSPSNISSIKLRKMKAFGAQVILTDALEGIDGAIRKVREIYEQEPEKYFYADQYSNPANPRAHYETTGPEVWMQTGGKLTHFVAGVGTSGTLQGTASFLKEKNPRIKVVEVQPEDEFHGIEGLKHMASALRPSLYREDIADNRYFIRTEDAAETSRRLAQSEGLLSGYSGGAALRAAVELMEELDEGVVVVVLPDGYGDSGR from the coding sequence ATGACGGTGGTAGGCGCGGAGCTTCTCCGAACAGAGTCGGAGGGTCTGTGGCATCTAGTGGGCAAAACCCCTCTCCTCAGGCTTAGGTCTTTCGAGAAACCCGGCGTCAAGCTCTACGCCAAATGTGAGATGTTCAACCCCGGGGGCTCAGTGAAGGATAGGCCCGCGCTCAGCATCCTCTTAGACGGCATAAGGTCCGGACGCCTCTCCCCCGGTAAAAGCATCCTCGACGCGACATCGGGCAACATGGGGGTGTCCTACAGCATGCTCGCCGCCTCGCTCGGCTACCGTGCCGTCATGGTTTCACCCTCAAACATCTCATCCATCAAGCTGCGTAAAATGAAGGCCTTCGGCGCACAGGTCATCTTAACCGACGCGCTGGAAGGCATCGACGGAGCCATCCGAAAAGTCAGAGAAATCTATGAACAGGAGCCCGAGAAATATTTCTACGCAGACCAGTACAGCAACCCAGCCAACCCCCGTGCACACTATGAGACAACGGGGCCCGAGGTCTGGATGCAGACAGGCGGCAAACTCACCCACTTCGTCGCAGGCGTCGGCACCTCAGGCACTCTTCAGGGCACGGCATCGTTCCTAAAGGAGAAAAACCCGCGGATAAAAGTGGTTGAGGTGCAGCCGGAGGACGAGTTCCACGGTATAGAGGGCCTCAAACACATGGCATCAGCCCTGAGACCCAGTCTATACCGCGAAGACATAGCCGACAACAGATACTTCATCCGCACAGAGGACGCGGCGGAAACCAGCCGAAGGCTCGCCCAGTCCGAGGGTCTTCTCTCAGGATACTCTGGCGGAGCAGCTCTGAGGGCCGCTGTTGAGCTGATGGAGGAGCTGGATGAAGGCGTCGTGGTGGTGGTTCTGCCCGACGGCTACGGTGACTCGGGGAGATGA
- a CDS encoding DNA-binding protein (bacterio-opsin activator HTH domain protein) — MKAQPHQLTVVVRNSTCRVVQTLFQKGVEGSFRSIRVGDKLSSHLIQLSKPVSQELLHIPDSIVYTMGRRFIWVDSPSCIACQTLSNNSAIPLNIMFIRGVGVVFTFLTPGRLVSRKILDQMRERGLDVEVLNRKVFNLRAVLTPKQQQVLYTAFMMGYFSPSRETSLSEIATRLGLSKSTVSRHLRTAMRKLAVTAPQASV; from the coding sequence GTGAAGGCTCAACCCCATCAGCTGACGGTCGTTGTCCGAAACAGCACCTGTAGAGTGGTGCAGACTCTTTTTCAGAAGGGTGTTGAAGGCTCTTTCAGGAGCATCAGGGTCGGGGATAAGCTGTCGAGTCATCTTATACAGCTTTCCAAACCAGTTTCCCAAGAGCTTCTCCACATCCCCGACTCAATAGTCTATACGATGGGCCGCAGGTTCATCTGGGTAGATTCCCCCAGCTGCATAGCGTGCCAAACCCTCTCAAACAACTCAGCCATCCCCCTGAACATCATGTTTATCCGAGGGGTTGGCGTCGTCTTCACATTTCTTACACCGGGCCGCCTCGTCTCCCGGAAAATCCTCGACCAAATGCGCGAGAGAGGACTTGATGTCGAGGTTTTGAACAGGAAGGTCTTCAACCTACGAGCGGTCTTGACGCCGAAGCAGCAGCAGGTTCTCTACACCGCCTTCATGATGGGGTATTTCTCACCATCCCGAGAAACAAGCCTCAGCGAAATAGCCACAAGGCTCGGCCTCTCCAAGTCAACGGTCTCGCGGCATCTGAGAACCGCCATGAGAAAACTCGCGGTGACGGCCCCTCAGGCATCTGTTTAA